CAAGGGATAACTTATGTAAGGAAAGATTGAATTGCGTATCCGGGCTTTCAGCTTTGGCGGATAATTGCCTTCCTGGTTTCCAGCCAATCCATCCTCAGGCCTCTTCAGGCCATGCCCCACCAAGATGCCCATCACAGCAGGAAATCGGTTCCTCTACGATTCACCTCTAAGCAATCCAAGAGTGGCGCGGCTGGTCGTGATCGCCTTGGCGATTCTTGCTGAAGCCTCTGTGATCATCTTGGTCAAATTTAAGCTGATGAGCCTGGCGCCAACGGCGTTGGGTGTTTTCCTTCGCGCGCTGCTCGTTTCCGGATTGTTGTCGCTCCTTCCACTCGCGGCCCTGAGGTTCCTGGATCGTCGGGAAAGAGAGTCGATATGGCTGTACATCGCGATGTTTCTGTGGGGAACTCTGATTGCCTCCGGTATCGCATCTCCTGTCATTGGCTGGATCTTCCCTACTGCAACCAATCTCTCCTTGGTCCATTCGGATATTCTGAAGCAAGTCGCGCAGAATTCTGGGCCGACCTTTGCAGCCATGCTGTTGACTCCAGCCGTCGAGGAACTTATCAAAGGTTTGGGGGTGTTCATTGCTTTTCTTCTGCTGAAATCCGAGTTTGATGGTGTCAGAGATGGCTTTGTTTATGGCGCCTTGATCGGGGTCGGATACAACCTTATTGATTCCTCCTTCTATCTCGCCGAAGCCTATGCCCGAACTGGTGTTGTGCCGTGGTGGCAGTATTTCGTCACCCACCACTCCCTGCTGGGTTTCGGTGGCCATGCTCTCTACACAGGTCTGTTCGGCATGGGTTTGGGGCTCTCCCGCCAGACACTCCTGCCTTGGCTCAAGGTCGCCGCGCCCTTCACGGGCTGGCTCACCGGTTATGTCGCCCATGTCACAGGAACCCTGATGGGGCTCCTGACGATCTTTCTGGCCGTTTCAGTGGTGGGCAAGGGACTCGTCTCACCGTTCAGCCCAGGTTCGCCCCTGTTGCCCAACCCATCCTTTTGGGCGCTGTTGATTTCAGGCGGATACATCAGCTTTTTCTGGTCATTCCCTTTCGTTGCCCTTGCAGGCGTGATGCTCTGGCGAAGCGGTGAGTGGGAGCGTCAAGTGATCAGGGAAGAACTGGCGCAGGAGGTTGAGCCTGTGATTACATTGCAGGAGTATCAAGGTGTTCTCAGCGATCGGATGTTGCAAACGCGCCGCATTCAGGGGATGAGTAGGTCACTGTCGGCCTCAATAGTCAATGCTCAGAACGAACTTGCGATCCGCAAGTGGCGTCTCAGCCATCAGGGTAGAGATCCAAGCGCGGATCCGCTGGTTGCCTCCTGGAGAGAGGAGGTTTCACGTCTTCGCGAGACCTCCTGAGTCCATGGCTGCGGGCTGCGCCGTCCGGAAGTGTTTCTTTGGCCTTGTGATCCGCGACCTGTCAGGACCAGTGGTGATCGGCCGGCCGTTCTCATCCCCGCAGCAGAGGCTGCAAAGCGGCCTTGATCGTTGCCATGAAAAAAGCCAGGCTCGAAAGCCTGGCCCCTTGCAAATCAGAACGTTCCCTAGGGAATGACGTTGTCAGCGAGTGGTGATGGCAAAATCCGGATAGGCTTCCATGCCGTGTTCGCCGATGTCGAGACCTTTGACCTCCTCCTCTTCAGTGACTCGGATGCCATCGAATATCACAGCCAGGATGTTCCAGACGATGATGCTGGCAACTACGGATTCAACAGCAATGGCTAAAGCGCCAAGGAATTGAATGCCCAGCTGAGAAAAGCCGTGACCGGTTAAGAGCCCCTTCGTTGTGGAGAACAGGCCGACAACAAGCGTCCCAAATATGCCACCAGTCCCGTGAACTGACATGGCGCCGACAGGGTCATCGATCTTGAGGCTGTCAATCCAGCCGACGGAAAAGACGACGAGAACACCGGCGAAGAATCCAATCACCCAGGCGGCAGGCATGGAAACGTCGTTGCAGATGGCCGTGATGGACACCAACCCGACAAGAGCGCCGTTGATGGACATGGTGAGGTCCGGCTTGCCGGACATGATCTGAGAAGTGAGGGTGGCAGCGATGATGCCGCCAGAGCCCGCCAAGGTTGTGGTGACGGCAATGTAGGGAACTTGCTCGTCCATCGCCAGCTGGGATCCACCGTTGAATCCGTACCAACAGATCCAGAGGATCAGGGCACCAAGGGTTGCAATCGAAAGGTTATGGCCAGGGATGGCAACGGTTTTGCCAGATACGAATTTACCGATGCGGGGTCCAAGGATCATCGCCCCTACAAGTCCTCCCCAGGCGCCCATGGAGTGAACGGCGGTCGTGCCGGCAAAGTCAACGAAACCGATCGACTTCAGCCAACCGCCAGCGTTCCAGATCCAGGCTGCACCAATTGGGTAGATGATGGCGCACTTGATGATGGAGAAAAGAACGAATGGGGCGAACTTGATGCGTTCGGCAACCAGGCCGGAAACAATCGTGGCAGAGGTGCCGGCGAATGCTGACTGGAAAAGGAAGTCAACGCTTGGAACAAGGGCTCCGTCCTTGACCATCTCAGGTGTGACGGTTGGATCAAAGAACAGGCCTTTGAAGAAAAGCCAGCCAGCACCAATCGGTTCGCCATACATCAGCGAATAGCCGATAAACCAGTAACCGGTGACCGCAAGAGCGAAGACAATCAGGTTCTTGGTGAGGATATTGACAGCATTCTTCTGCTGACACATGCCGGCTTCCACCATGGCGAACCCGGCGTTCATGAAGATCACCAGGATGGCCGCGATGAAAATGAACATGTTATTCGCCACAAAGGCTGGCGTCAGCTCGGGAAGCTCGGCGGCATGGGCGGCAAGATTGAAGACTCCGAGACCGAAGAGGGCAATCGGTACGCAAGCGAGCCAAGTGAGCCCCCGCGGCGAGAAAAGACCTCGCACTTTGCGAAGCAATAGTGATGAACCTTCAAGGAGACTGGCCTCCTTGAGGCTTTTCGGCAGTCGAACCTTGTGCTGGTGACTTGAATTGATCATGGGAACGTGATGAAGAGAACGTTCGACTTCTGACGCCGAAATAGGCATCAACAACGACCGACTATCCATGAGGGTGGCGCATTCCAATGTCTGATTCGATACAAAACGCCGCCGAGGGCATGGCGCCGCATGGGCACACGCAGGCCTCGCTCCTGAAGGGGCGCAAGGAATGCCTATGGATGTTCACTATGAACAGCGCAACGGCGGTAGTCATGCTGCCAGTGGCTTCAGGTCCGCCTCCCCGCTCCACCCCTCCGCCCTCCGCTGGTCCGCCTACCCCCACAGCCAGGCTCTGAAGCTCCCCCTTCGGCCGCCTCGATGGTCCATCCCGCCTGCGGCAGCCACGACCACCCTCACCACGCCGGCGCGGCCAGGCCGAGGAACGCCACGGCGGTGTCCGTGAAGCTGTAGCGGCACGGAAGCACCTCCACCCCGGCCGCCACGGCCGTGCGGAACAGCTCCCCGTAGCGGGGGTCGGCACTGTCCCCCGGCGCGAAGCGGCTCACATCGCCGCGGCTCAGGCACGGCACCAGCACCGCCCGGGCCCCTGGCACCAGGGCCGTGAGTTCCACCAGATGCTTCTGGCCCCGTTCGGTGACCGTGTCGGGGAACAGGGCCAGATCGCCGTCGCTCCAGGTGGTGTTCTTCACTTCCACATAGATCGGCCGTGGATCGGCGGCTCCCGCCGCCGGCGTCAGCAGCAGGTCGATCCGGCTGCGGCGGCCCTCGCCGTAGGGCACCTCGGCCCTGATGCTGCCGATGGGGCCCAGCCAGGCTTCCAGGCTCCCCGCCTCGATCGTGGCCCGCACCAGCCGGTTGGGCAGGGCCGTGTTGACGCCCACCCACACCTGGCCGCCGCCATGGGCGCCCACCTGGGCCTGTTCCCAGGTCCAGGCCAGCTTGCGGCTGGGTGAGGGGTCGTGGCGCAGGCGCACCCGTCCGCCTGGCAGCAGCACCCCTGTCATCGGCCCGGTGTTGGGGCAGTGGGCCGTCACCGTCTGGCCATCGTCCAGGGCCACGTCGGCCAGGAAGCGCTTGTAGCGCTTCAGCAGCACCCCTTCCACCAACGGACCGGTCGGCAGCACAGGTACGGCAACGGTGGCTGGGGCCATGGGTCGGCTGCCCGAGGGAGGAAGGCCATACTGCCGTGCGTTCCGATGGGCATCGCCCCGCCGACATGGCCCGATCCCTGCGCCGGATAGCCCTGATCGTGGGGGTGGCCACGGCTCTCAGCAAGGTGGCCGGTCTGGTGCGGCAGCAGGTGATCGCCGCCGCCTTCGGCGTCGGGGCGGCCTACGACGCCTACAACTACGCCTACGTGCTGCCCGGCTTCCTGCTGATCCTGCTCGGCGGCATCAACGGGCCCTTCCACAGCGCCATGGTGAGCGTGCTGGCCCGTCGGCCACGCCATGAGGGTGCCCATGTCCTGGCCAGCATCAACACCCTGGTGGGCGCGGGGCTGATCGTTGTCACGGTGCTGTTGCTGCTGGCCGCCGATCCGCTCATTGATCTGGTGGGGCCAGGCCTCGACCCGGAGCGCCACGCCCTGGCGGTGCTGCAGCTGCGCTGGATGGCCCCGATGGCCCTGTTCGCTGGCCTGATCGGCCTCGGTTTCGGCGCCCTCAACGCCGCCGACGTGTTCTGGCTTCCTTCGGTGAGCCCGCTGCTCTCCAGCGTCGCCGTCATCGGCGGCATCGGCCTGCTCTGGTGGCAGCTGGGCAGCAGCATCACCCTGCCCGCCACGGCGGTGATCGGCGGGGTGGTGCTGGCCGCCAGCACCACGGTGGGGGCGATCCTGCAGTGGCTGATCCAGCTGCCGGCCCTGGCCAAGGAGGGCCTCAACAGGCTGCAGCTGGTCTGGGACTGGCGCGATCCCGGCGTGCGGGAGGTGCTGCAGGTGATGGGTCCGGCCACCCTCTCCTCGGGGATGCTGCAGATCAACGTGTTCGTGTCGCTGTTCTTCGCCTCCGGCATGCCGGCGGCGGCGGCGGGTCTGGGCTACGCCAACCTGCTGGTGCAGACGCCCCTGGGCCTGCTCTCCAATGTGCTGCTGGTGCCGCTGCTGCCGGTGTACGCCCGCCTCACGGCACCGGAGGACCGGCCCGAGCTGATCGGCCGCATCCGCCAGGGCCTGATGCTCTCCAACGCCACGATGCTGCCCCTGGGGGCGTTGATGGTGGCCCTGGCGGTGCCGATCGTGGCCCTGATCTACCAGCGCGGCGCCTTCGACCGCAGCGCCGCCGACCTGGTGGGCCAGCTGCTGATGGCCTACGGGATCGGCATGCCGGCCTACCTGGGCCGCGACGTGCTGGTGCGTGTCTTCTATGCCCTCGGCGACGGCAACACCCCCTTCCGCTGGTCGTTGGCGGGAATCGGCCTCAACGCCGTGTTCTGCTGGGCCTTCACCGGCGGTCCCACGCCCGGCTGGGGCCTTCAGCTGCCCATGCTCAACGCCGGCGCCGCCGGCCTGGTGCTCGCCACCGTGGCGGTGAACCTGATCACCTGCGCGGGGTTGCTGCTGGCCCTGAGCCGCCGGCTGGGGGGCCTGCCCCTGCGGCTGTGGGCCGCCGACAGCGGCAAGCTGCTGCTGGCGGCCGTGGCCGGCGGGGCCGCCTGCTGGTGGCTCTCGCTGGCCGTGGCCTGGCCCCCGGGCCTGGGAGGCCTGCTGCTGCAGAACGTGATCTGCAGTGGCCTGGCCGTGGGCCTCTACGGACTGCTGACGAGCCTGGCTGGCGTGCCGGAGGCCCGCCAGCTGCTGCAGATGGTGCGCCGCCGGGCCTAGGAGAGCCGCACCTGGCGCTCCTCGCGGACCTGCACGGGAATCTCCAGGTGGGAGCGGCCGATCATCTGGGGGCCGTCGATCGAGAAGATCCGGGCCTCGATGCCGAAATCGCGGAAGGCGGTCTCCAGTTCCTGGATCAGGGCCTTCTCCACCTGGGCCTCCGCATCGACCACCTTGCCGATCAGACGACCCCCGAGCCTGCCGATGCGCTGGCGCACCACGTCGCGGGCATTGGTGACTTCGATGACCAGCACGACCCGCCTGCGTGGGGCGTCACCCTATCGGTAGAGGGGGCTTCCGGCTGTGCGTTTCAGCAAAAGGGTTGCAGCACGTCTTCGAGATCCCGCAGCTGGCCGGCGGGCACCAGCCGTGCCAGGGGCAGCCGCGTGCCGCCGCCGCCGATCGGCACCTGCACGGCCTCCAGGGCCTGGCGGGCACAGACTTCGGCGCCCTGGTCGAGCCGGGCGGCGCACTCGATCGCCAGGGTCTGGGCCAGGCCCGCATCGCCCAGGTACAGATGCCAGCCGGCCACCTGCACGTAGAGCCGATCGGCGATCGAGCGGCTCAGTTCCTCGAGATCAGAGGCGGCAAGCGTCATGGCTGGGGCTGGGGGCGTTGCACCACCACCACGGTGCCATGGACCAGCAGCAGAGCGGCCCAGCCGAGCGTGAGCCAGTTCAGGTGCGACCAGGGGTGGCGCATCCCCTGGACGAACCACAGCCCGCTGTTCACGGCGGCGAACAGGGCGGCATGGAGGGTGAGGTTCACGACCCGAGCGAAGTGCCGATAGGTGGGATCGTCGGGATCGGCGGGGCCGTACCAGCGGATCGGCATGGGGAAGGTCTGGGCTCTGATGCGGACCCTATCGGGGCGGGGGCGGCAAGGGCGTTGTTGACGGATCGGCACCCCGTGGGGTGAGAATGACCTGGCAGGCGCTTGTAGCTCAGCGGATTAGAGCATCTGACTACGGATCAGAGGGTCGGGAGTTCGAATCTCTCCAGGCGCGTTCTCTCACCCACCGCCCCCCGGGGCGGTTTTTTTTGGCCGTCGTGGAGGCTCCCGCAACCGGGGCCCGGCCAGCCCAGTGCCGTTTGCCTACGATTGGTTTCACCTTGAGTAGCTCCATGGCGGACCGAATGGATCACGGCCCTGCTTCCACCTCCTTCAGCGTGGCTGCCATCGACAGCTCCCTGGCCAGTGGTGATCCGGCCATCGCCGCCCTGATCGAGAAGGAGCTGCGGCGCCAGCAGAGCCACCTCGAGCTGATCGCCAGCGAGAACTTCGCCTCCCGGGCCGTGATGGAGGCCCAGGGCTCCGTGCTCACCAACAAGTACGCCGAGGGCCTGCCCCACAAGCGCTACTACGGCGGTTGCGAGCACGTCGACATCATCGAGGACCTGGCCATCGAGCGGGCCAAGCAGCTGTTCGGCGCGGCCTGGGCCAACGTCCAGCCCCACAGCGGCGCCCAGGCCAACTTCGCCGTCTTCCTGGCCCTGCTGCAGCCCGGCGACACGATCCTGGGGATGGATCTCTCCCACGGCGGCCACCTCACCCACGGCTCGCCGGTGAACGTGTCGGGCAAGTGGTTCAAGGCCGTCCACTACGGCGTCGACCCCGAGACCCACCAGCTCAACTTCGACACCATCCGCCAGCTCGCCCTCGAGCACCGGCCGAAGCTGATCATCTGCGGCTACTCCGCCTACCCCCGCACGATCGATTTCGCCGCCTTCCGCGCCATCGCCGATGAGGTGGGCGCCTATCTGCTGGCCGACATGGCCCACATCGCCGGCCTGGTGGCCTCCGGGGTGCATCCCAGCCCCTTGCCCCACTGCCACGTGGTCACCACCACCACCCACAAGACCCTGCGGGGACCCCGGGGAGGCCTGATTCTCTGCAACGACGCCGACTTCGGCCGCCAGTTCGACAAGGCCGTCTTCCCCGGCTCCCAGGGCGGCCCCCTGGAGCACGTGATCGCCGCCAAGGCCGTGGCCTTCGGGGAAGCGCTGCAGCCCAGCTTCCGCAGCTACAGCCAGCAGGTGGTGCGCAATGCCCAGGCCCTGGCCGAGCGGATCCAGGAGCGGGGCATCGCCGTGGTCTCCGGCGGCACCGACAACCATCTGGTGCTGCTCGACCTGCGCTCCATCGGCCTCACCGGCAAGCTGGCCGACCGCCTGGTCAGCGACGTCAACATCACCGCCAACAAGAACACGGTGCCCTTCGATCCGGAGTCGCCGTTCGTCACCAGCGGCCTGCGTCTGGGCAGCGCGGCGCTCACCACCCGCGGTTTCGATGCCGAGGCCTTCCGCGAGGTGGCCGATGTCATCGCCGATCGCCTGCTGCTCCAGGACGATGCCGCCGTGGAGCTGCGTTGCCGGGAACGGGTGGCCTCCCTCTGCGGGCGCTTCCCCCTCTATGGGCGTCAACGTGAGCTCCAGCACGCCTGACGGCCCCGTTCGCCCGTAACGTGTCGCCTTCAGGACCGCTGCTATCGGGCCCGCCGTTGTGACCCTCGCCTACAGCCCCAACGCGGCGGCCTTGCTCACAGCCGCCGCGGCGGCCCTGCTCACGGCGCTGATCGTGCCGGTGATCCGAAGGCTCGGTCTGCGCTGGGGGCTGGTGGATCCGCCCGATGACCGCAAGCAGCACACCCTGCCCATGGTGCGGCTCGGTGGCGTGGGCATCGTGGCTGGCTTCAGCCTTTCGCTGGCCTGCACCTGGAGCTTCGGGGGTTTCGCCGAGCTGACGCCTGACAAAGACCAGTTGATCTGGACCACCCTGGCGGGGGCCCTCTGCTTCTTCGTGATCGGCCTGGCCGATGACCTGTTCGCCCTGCCTCCCCTGCCGCGCCTGGTCGGCCAGGTGCTGGTGGCGGCCGCGGTGTGGAACCAGGGCGTACGCATCGGCAGCATCGACCTGCCGTTCGGTCTGGGGAACTTCGCCGCCGGGCTGCCGCTGCCGGAGGGCCTGAGCCTGCTGGCCACGGTGGTCTGGCTGGTGGGCATCACCAACGCCATCAACTGGCTCGATGGCCTCGATGGGCTGGCGGCCGGGGTGAGCGGCATCGCCGCCGTGGGCCTGCTCTCGGTGAGCTTCAGCCTCAGCCAGCCCGCCGCCGGCCTGCTGGCGGCAGCCCTGGCCGGGAGCTGTCTGGGCTTCCTGCGCCACAATTTCAACCCGGCCCGCATCTTCATGGGGGATGGCGGCTCCTACTTCCTCGGCTTCGCCCTGGCGGCGATCAGCATCGTGGGTCCGGCCAAGCGGCTCACCAGCGTCAGCCTGTTGCTGCCCCTGCTGATCCTGTCCCTGCCCCTGGCCGACATGTCGGCGGTGATCATGGGACGCCTCAAGGCCGGCCGCTCGCCCTTCTATCCGGATCGCCGTCACCTGCACCACCGCCTGCTGCGGGCCGGCTTCAGCCACCGGCGCACCGTGGTGGTCATCTACGCCTTCACCCAGTGGCTGGCCTCCATCGCCCTGGTGCTGGCCAATGCGGAGATGCGTTTCCTCTGGCTGGCCCTGGCCACGGCGGTGCTGATCGCCGTGCTCGTGGTCTGCCGCCGCCAGATGCAGCAGGAGGCCAAGTGAGAGGCTCCCCCGGTGGCGCCGGGGTTGAGGTGCTCTGCATCGGCACCGAGCTGCTGCTGGGCACCATCGTCAACGGCAATGCCCGCTGGCTGGCCGAGCAGCTGGCGGCGCTCGGGGTGGTGCACCACCGCCAGCAGGTGGTGGGTGACAACCGGGAACGGCTGATCGAAGCGGTGCGACAGGCCTCGGGCCGCTGCCGTGTGCTGATCACCACCGGCGGCCTGGGCCCCACCCCCGACGACCTCACCACCGAGGCCATCGCGGCGGCCTTCGGTGCCGACCTGGTGGAGCACGGCGAGATCTGGGCGGCGATCCAGGCCCGGATCACGGCCCGGGGCAGGACCGTCGCCCCCTCCAACCGCAAGCAGGCCCTGCTGCCGCGCGGTGCCACCGTGCTGCCCAACCCCACCGGCACCGCGCCCGGGATGATCTGGACCCCGGTGAGCGGTTTCACCGTGCTCACCTTCCCGGGGGTGCCCAGCGAACTGCGGGCGATGTGGGAGGCCACCGCTGCCCCCTGGCTGCGGGAGGCCGGCCTGGCCGGTGGGGTGTTCGCCAGCCGCATGCTGCGTTTCTGGGGCGTGGCCGAATCGGACCTGGCGGAGCGGGTGCAGGACCTGCTGTCGCTGGAGAACCCCACCGTGGCGCCCTACGCCGGTGCGGGGGAGGTGAAGCTGCGCGTCACGGCCAGGGCGGCCGATGGGGCCGCCGCCGCCACCCTGCTGGCCCCGGTGGAGGCGGAACTGCGCCGCCGAACCGGTGCCAGCTGTTTTGGCGCCGATGGCGACAGCCTGGCCTCGGTGGTGCTGGCGCAGTTGCGCCGCCGCGGCGAGACCCTGGCGGTGGCGGAGTCGTGCACCGGTGGCGGCCTCGGCGCGGCCCTGGTGGCGGTGCCGGGGGCATCGGAGGTGTTTCTCGGTGGCGTGATCGCCTATGCCAACGCGGTGAAGCAGGACGTGCTGGGAGTGCCGGCCGAACTG
This Cyanobium sp. AMD-g DNA region includes the following protein-coding sequences:
- a CDS encoding PrsW family glutamic-type intramembrane protease, which codes for MARLVVIALAILAEASVIILVKFKLMSLAPTALGVFLRALLVSGLLSLLPLAALRFLDRRERESIWLYIAMFLWGTLIASGIASPVIGWIFPTATNLSLVHSDILKQVAQNSGPTFAAMLLTPAVEELIKGLGVFIAFLLLKSEFDGVRDGFVYGALIGVGYNLIDSSFYLAEAYARTGVVPWWQYFVTHHSLLGFGGHALYTGLFGMGLGLSRQTLLPWLKVAAPFTGWLTGYVAHVTGTLMGLLTIFLAVSVVGKGLVSPFSPGSPLLPNPSFWALLISGGYISFFWSFPFVALAGVMLWRSGEWERQVIREELAQEVEPVITLQEYQGVLSDRMLQTRRIQGMSRSLSASIVNAQNELAIRKWRLSHQGRDPSADPLVASWREEVSRLRETS
- a CDS encoding 2TM domain-containing protein, which produces MPIRWYGPADPDDPTYRHFARVVNLTLHAALFAAVNSGLWFVQGMRHPWSHLNWLTLGWAALLLVHGTVVVVQRPQPQP
- the glyA gene encoding serine hydroxymethyltransferase gives rise to the protein MDHGPASTSFSVAAIDSSLASGDPAIAALIEKELRRQQSHLELIASENFASRAVMEAQGSVLTNKYAEGLPHKRYYGGCEHVDIIEDLAIERAKQLFGAAWANVQPHSGAQANFAVFLALLQPGDTILGMDLSHGGHLTHGSPVNVSGKWFKAVHYGVDPETHQLNFDTIRQLALEHRPKLIICGYSAYPRTIDFAAFRAIADEVGAYLLADMAHIAGLVASGVHPSPLPHCHVVTTTTHKTLRGPRGGLILCNDADFGRQFDKAVFPGSQGGPLEHVIAAKAVAFGEALQPSFRSYSQQVVRNAQALAERIQERGIAVVSGGTDNHLVLLDLRSIGLTGKLADRLVSDVNITANKNTVPFDPESPFVTSGLRLGSAALTTRGFDAEAFREVADVIADRLLLQDDAAVELRCRERVASLCGRFPLYGRQRELQHA
- a CDS encoding MraY family glycosyltransferase, translated to MTLAYSPNAAALLTAAAAALLTALIVPVIRRLGLRWGLVDPPDDRKQHTLPMVRLGGVGIVAGFSLSLACTWSFGGFAELTPDKDQLIWTTLAGALCFFVIGLADDLFALPPLPRLVGQVLVAAAVWNQGVRIGSIDLPFGLGNFAAGLPLPEGLSLLATVVWLVGITNAINWLDGLDGLAAGVSGIAAVGLLSVSFSLSQPAAGLLAAALAGSCLGFLRHNFNPARIFMGDGGSYFLGFALAAISIVGPAKRLTSVSLLLPLLILSLPLADMSAVIMGRLKAGRSPFYPDRRHLHHRLLRAGFSHRRTVVVIYAFTQWLASIALVLANAEMRFLWLALATAVLIAVLVVCRRQMQQEAK
- a CDS encoding competence/damage-inducible protein A, with the protein product MRGSPGGAGVEVLCIGTELLLGTIVNGNARWLAEQLAALGVVHHRQQVVGDNRERLIEAVRQASGRCRVLITTGGLGPTPDDLTTEAIAAAFGADLVEHGEIWAAIQARITARGRTVAPSNRKQALLPRGATVLPNPTGTAPGMIWTPVSGFTVLTFPGVPSELRAMWEATAAPWLREAGLAGGVFASRMLRFWGVAESDLAERVQDLLSLENPTVAPYAGAGEVKLRVTARAADGAAAATLLAPVEAELRRRTGASCFGADGDSLASVVLAQLRRRGETLAVAESCTGGGLGAALVAVPGASEVFLGGVIAYANAVKQDVLGVPAELLDAHGAVSDPVAEAMAAGVRHLTGATWAIAVTGIAGPGGGSTEKPVGLVHIAIAGPDGCLSEPVRFGSGRDRTWIQTLTVGESLNRLRLRLNIAAI
- the murJ gene encoding murein biosynthesis integral membrane protein MurJ → MARSLRRIALIVGVATALSKVAGLVRQQVIAAAFGVGAAYDAYNYAYVLPGFLLILLGGINGPFHSAMVSVLARRPRHEGAHVLASINTLVGAGLIVVTVLLLLAADPLIDLVGPGLDPERHALAVLQLRWMAPMALFAGLIGLGFGALNAADVFWLPSVSPLLSSVAVIGGIGLLWWQLGSSITLPATAVIGGVVLAASTTVGAILQWLIQLPALAKEGLNRLQLVWDWRDPGVREVLQVMGPATLSSGMLQINVFVSLFFASGMPAAAAGLGYANLLVQTPLGLLSNVLLVPLLPVYARLTAPEDRPELIGRIRQGLMLSNATMLPLGALMVALAVPIVALIYQRGAFDRSAADLVGQLLMAYGIGMPAYLGRDVLVRVFYALGDGNTPFRWSLAGIGLNAVFCWAFTGGPTPGWGLQLPMLNAGAAGLVLATVAVNLITCAGLLLALSRRLGGLPLRLWAADSGKLLLAAVAGGAACWWLSLAVAWPPGLGGLLLQNVICSGLAVGLYGLLTSLAGVPEARQLLQMVRRRA
- a CDS encoding DUF3181 family protein — protein: MTLAASDLEELSRSIADRLYVQVAGWHLYLGDAGLAQTLAIECAARLDQGAEVCARQALEAVQVPIGGGGTRLPLARLVPAGQLRDLEDVLQPFC
- the sfsA gene encoding DNA/RNA nuclease SfsA; this translates as MAPATVAVPVLPTGPLVEGVLLKRYKRFLADVALDDGQTVTAHCPNTGPMTGVLLPGGRVRLRHDPSPSRKLAWTWEQAQVGAHGGGQVWVGVNTALPNRLVRATIEAGSLEAWLGPIGSIRAEVPYGEGRRSRIDLLLTPAAGAADPRPIYVEVKNTTWSDGDLALFPDTVTERGQKHLVELTALVPGARAVLVPCLSRGDVSRFAPGDSADPRYGELFRTAVAAGVEVLPCRYSFTDTAVAFLGLAAPAW
- a CDS encoding cytochrome-c oxidase; the encoded protein is MLVIEVTNARDVVRQRIGRLGGRLIGKVVDAEAQVEKALIQELETAFRDFGIEARIFSIDGPQMIGRSHLEIPVQVREERQVRLS
- a CDS encoding ammonium transporter; the encoded protein is MINSSHQHKVRLPKSLKEASLLEGSSLLLRKVRGLFSPRGLTWLACVPIALFGLGVFNLAAHAAELPELTPAFVANNMFIFIAAILVIFMNAGFAMVEAGMCQQKNAVNILTKNLIVFALAVTGYWFIGYSLMYGEPIGAGWLFFKGLFFDPTVTPEMVKDGALVPSVDFLFQSAFAGTSATIVSGLVAERIKFAPFVLFSIIKCAIIYPIGAAWIWNAGGWLKSIGFVDFAGTTAVHSMGAWGGLVGAMILGPRIGKFVSGKTVAIPGHNLSIATLGALILWICWYGFNGGSQLAMDEQVPYIAVTTTLAGSGGIIAATLTSQIMSGKPDLTMSINGALVGLVSITAICNDVSMPAAWVIGFFAGVLVVFSVGWIDSLKIDDPVGAMSVHGTGGIFGTLVVGLFSTTKGLLTGHGFSQLGIQFLGALAIAVESVVASIIVWNILAVIFDGIRVTEEEEVKGLDIGEHGMEAYPDFAITTR